One window from the genome of Thermodesulfobacteriota bacterium encodes:
- a CDS encoding 4Fe-4S binding protein codes for RGGEREGGRGVTSPSPVTRHPSRGTRHPAPGTPAGTAVYLCHCGQNIAATVDVEALAAELAACPGVSVVRHYPYLCSRPGQELIRDDLREGRAGRVVVAACSPRMHETTFRKACAAEGVNPYLLCHVNVREQCSWVHPDRDEATCVARDLVHMGLARVRGQEPLEGSEAPVVPAALVLGGGPAGLAAAASLARMGLGVVLADSSARLGGRAAALGRSFPEGGEVGPWLDERVREVAGHPRIELLLESRLLALSGPPGNFRADLETPSGPAARSVGALIVATGSGLYRPDQPEGGRPELGYGADPRIVTQEKLEELLRTSEGPVGTGGAPARSVAFLQCIGSRDQSAGAAHCSRVCCMVSVRQAEEVRSRNPQASVQVLYTDLRAYARGAEEAYEAAARNGVLFRRGSASEVCRKGERLAVRFEDTLLGEAQELAADLVVLACGARPAPDAPELGRRLRIATGPDGFFLESHPKLRPVETASAGVYLAGACQGPKALDEAVASGRAAAARAGALLLRGRIDVDPAVAEVDPDRCAGCGLCAALCPTGAAAPVAHTGRMAVEPTLCQGCGACAAACPSKAASLRHHRAGQVLAELGAACG; via the coding sequence CGCGGGGGGGAGAGGGAGGGAGGACGCGGCGTGACCTCCCCGTCACCCGTCACCCGTCACCCGTCACGTGGTACCCGGCACCCGGCACCCGGCACGCCAGCAGGCACCGCCGTCTACCTCTGCCACTGCGGCCAGAACATCGCCGCCACGGTGGACGTGGAAGCCCTGGCCGCGGAGCTCGCCGCCTGCCCGGGGGTCTCGGTCGTGCGCCACTACCCGTACCTGTGCTCCCGGCCGGGCCAGGAGCTCATCCGCGACGACCTGCGGGAGGGGCGGGCCGGCCGGGTCGTGGTGGCGGCGTGCTCGCCCCGGATGCACGAGACCACCTTCCGCAAGGCCTGCGCCGCCGAGGGCGTGAACCCCTACCTCCTCTGCCACGTCAACGTGCGGGAGCAGTGCTCCTGGGTCCACCCGGACCGGGATGAGGCCACCTGCGTGGCCCGGGATCTCGTGCACATGGGGCTGGCCCGGGTCCGAGGCCAGGAGCCCCTGGAGGGGAGCGAGGCGCCGGTGGTGCCCGCGGCCCTGGTGCTCGGGGGCGGGCCGGCGGGCCTGGCGGCCGCCGCTTCGCTCGCCCGCATGGGGCTCGGGGTGGTGCTGGCGGATTCCTCCGCCCGGCTCGGAGGCCGGGCCGCCGCCCTGGGGCGGTCCTTCCCCGAGGGGGGAGAGGTGGGGCCGTGGCTCGACGAGCGGGTGCGCGAGGTCGCCGGGCACCCCCGGATCGAGCTTCTCCTGGAGTCCCGGCTCCTGGCCCTCTCCGGCCCGCCGGGGAATTTTCGCGCCGACCTGGAGACCCCCTCTGGCCCCGCGGCCCGCTCCGTCGGGGCCCTGATCGTCGCCACGGGGAGCGGGCTCTACCGCCCGGACCAGCCGGAAGGGGGGCGGCCCGAGCTCGGGTACGGCGCCGACCCGCGCATCGTCACCCAGGAGAAGCTCGAGGAGCTCCTGCGCACCTCGGAGGGCCCGGTTGGAACCGGCGGCGCGCCGGCCCGGTCGGTGGCCTTCCTCCAGTGCATCGGCTCCCGGGATCAGAGCGCGGGGGCCGCCCACTGCTCCCGGGTGTGCTGCATGGTGAGCGTGCGGCAGGCCGAGGAGGTGCGCTCCCGGAATCCCCAGGCTTCCGTCCAGGTGCTCTACACGGATCTACGGGCCTACGCCCGGGGGGCGGAGGAGGCCTACGAGGCCGCGGCCCGAAACGGGGTGCTCTTTCGCCGGGGGAGCGCCTCGGAGGTGTGCCGCAAGGGGGAGCGTCTCGCCGTGCGGTTCGAGGACACCCTGCTGGGGGAGGCCCAGGAGCTGGCCGCGGACCTGGTGGTCCTGGCCTGCGGGGCGAGGCCGGCGCCCGACGCGCCGGAGCTTGGCCGGCGCCTTCGGATCGCCACCGGCCCCGACGGCTTCTTCCTGGAATCCCACCCGAAGCTTCGGCCCGTGGAGACCGCCTCGGCGGGGGTCTACCTGGCCGGCGCCTGCCAGGGCCCCAAAGCCCTCGACGAGGCCGTGGCCTCGGGCCGGGCGGCGGCGGCCCGGGCAGGGGCGCTGCTGCTGCGGGGGCGGATCGACGTGGACCCGGCGGTCGCCGAGGTCGACCCGGACCGGTGCGCCGGCTGCGGCCTGTGCGCGGCGCTCTGCCCCACCGGTGCCGCGGCCCCCGTTGCCCACACCGGCCGCATGGCGGTAGAGCCGACCCTGTGCCAGGGCTGCGGCGCCTGCGCCGCCGCCTGCCCCTCCAAGGCCGCGAGCCTCCGGCACCACCGGGCGGGCCAGGTGCTGGCCGAACTGGGGGCCGCCTGCGGGTGA